The following coding sequences lie in one Drosophila sulfurigaster albostrigata strain 15112-1811.04 chromosome 2R, ASM2355843v2, whole genome shotgun sequence genomic window:
- the LOC133836086 gene encoding transcription initiation factor TFIID subunit 1 isoform X2, whose product MDTASDNDSDEGSIGGNAANEGNDMEMGGMDLTGILFGNIDSEGKLMDDDDERGGHAFDAELRENLSSLAKLGLNSLLNEVIDQPGGDANSDEDNEDKPAADGTDNLSAFDALKAGTSNEANEDGAIKAQDDAIDYSDITELSEDCPRTPSPPAATPVESASTFDDLEDAIPASKVEAKSTKDDKELMPPPSAPMRSVSTSSTGSNDEVTKAGNTETSPSADAKALEAKAEADRRLDTPLADILPSKYQNVDVCDLFPDFRPQKVLRFSRLFGPGKPTSLPQIWRHVRKRRRKRNQSRDQRPNAGGSDSPSDSDEPRRRGFDLHFGPEPSPSECQPDDEDKLLSDLNSEDVRPEGPDSGDNNDQKPKVADWRYGPAQIWYDMLEVPDSGEGFNYGFKTKTASSGGTQNKFNGEVAVITTTVDVVEQPSIADDAFLMVSQLHWEDDVVWDGNDIKAKVLQKLNSKTNAAGWLPSSGSRTAGAFSSPKTALPVGSNSGGGGGSSGNKNSGGGSTKKALQSAAQNKQVEAPDDTWYSLFPVENEELIYHKWEDEVIWDAQQMSKVPKPKVLTLDPNDENIILGIPDDIDPSKINKNVGPPPKIKIPHPHVKKSKILLGKAGVINVLAEDTPPPPPKSPDRDPFNISNDSYYTPKTEPTLRLKVGGGNLIQHSTPVVELRAPFVPTHMGPMKLRSFHRPPLKKFSHGPLTLVQQHPVYPLLKHIVKKAKQREVERIASGGGDVFFMRNPEDLSGKDGDIVLAEFCEEHPPLMNQVGMCSKIKNYYKRKAEKDSGPQDYVYGEVAFAHTSPFLGILHPGQCIQALENNMYRAPIYPHKMLPNDFLIIRTRNSYFIRVVSAIFTVGQECPLYEVPGPNSKRANNFTRDFLQVFIYRLFWKSRDNPRRIRMDDVKRAFPAHSESSIRKRLKQCADFKRTGMDSNWWVIKPEFRLPSEEEIRAMVSPEQCCAYFSMIAAEQRLKDAGYGEKSLFAPQEDDDEEAQLLDDEVKVAPWNTTRAYIQAMRGKCLLQLSGPADPTGCGEGFSYVRVPNKPTQTKEEQESQPKRSVTGTDADLRRLPLQRAKELLRKFKVPEEEIKKLTRWEVIDVVRTLSTEKAKAGEEGMDKFSRGNRFSIAEHQERYKEECQRIFDLQNRVLASSEVLSTDEDESSASEESDLEELGKNLENMLANKKTSTQLSLEREEQERQELLRQLDDEQGDGGNKAAKAKEEATQQTMAQSNQGRILRITRTFKGNDGKEYTRVETVRRQAVIDAYIKIRTTKDEQFIKQFATLDEQQKEEMKREKRRIQEQLRRIKRNQERERLAQLAQNQKLQPGGMPTSLGDPKSSGGHAHKERDNSHKEVSPSRKKFKLKPDLKLKCGACGQVGHMRTNKACPLYTGMQSSLSQSNPSLADDMDEQSEREMNMDDDDLVNVDGTKVTLSSKVLKRHGQSGEESKRRGGLTLKMPRDGSGKKKRRMANEVHCDYLQRHNKTANRRRTDPVVVLSSILENILNELRSMQDVTPFLFPVNAKRVPDYHLVVTKPMDLQTMREQIRQRRYTSREQFLEDLKQIVDNSVLYNGDTSAYTSAAQRMFDKCFELLAEREDKLMRLEKAINPLLDDDDQVALSFIFEKLHSQIRSMSEAWPFLKPVNKKAIKDYYTLIKKPMDLETIGKNIENHIYHSRADFLRDIELIAANCEQYNGSEAPYTAFAKKILEYAQTQLEEFANHCGQLEQNILKTQEKARAEAPEFDEAWGNDDYDMRSRASSPGDDYIDVEGHVGLVPPNSIHRTMGADTSQSHAAAALRKPPPPAAGEVKRGRGRPRKQRDPVEEVKNSNPVKRGRGRPRKDSLGSNMSQTQAYFLDEDLQCSTDDDEDDEEDFQEVSEDENNAANILDQGERLNATSGDTMDYIDPKNIKMEVDLEAQQMADESLDVDPNYDPSDFLAMHKPRQNYNENYNAQSAFSDFMAQSQDDNGQYNPPEASTSAAAAAGMMQSQDDEMPSTSNNNGMGIDEDLDISESDEEDNNGGVRIKKEIFDDSELAAQQQQHHSAQQSQIYLLDASNEPVQPVDYQQQTSDYQPAQELQQLHAQPPMLQQQHDEQQQQQQQQQQQQQGENEFDWMTF is encoded by the exons GGAGGATGCGATACCCGCTTCCAAGGTGGAGGCCAAGTCGA CCAAGGATGACAAAGAACTGATGCCGCCTCCCAGTGCGCCCATGAGAAGCGTTAGTACTTCATCCACAGGCAGCAATGATGAAGTTACTAAAGCTGGCAACACAGAGACTTCGCCCAGCGCCGATGCAAAAGCTCTAGAAGCCAAAG CTGAAGCTGATCGTCGTTTGGATACACCGCTGGCTGACATTCTGCcatcaaaataccaaaatgtcGATGTCTGTGATCTTTTTCCGGACTTTCGGCCGCAGAAAGTGCTGCGTTTCTCGCGTCTCTTTGGTCCTGGCAAGCCGACCAGTTTACCTCAAATTTGGCGTCACGTCCGCAAGCGACGCCGAAAGCGCAACCAGTCGCGTGATCAGCGACCTAATGCAGGTGGTTCAGACTCGCCCAGCGATTCGGATGAGCCTCGGCGACGTGGCTTCGATTTGCACTTTGGACCTGAACCTTCACCCTCTGAATGTCAGCCCGATGATGAGGACAAGCTGCTGAGCGATCTGAACAGTGAGGATGTGCGTCCTGAGGGACCGGACAGCGGTGACAATAACGATCAGAAGCCCAAGGTGGCCGACTGGCGTTACGGCCCAGCGCAGATCTGGTACGATATGCTGGAAGTGCCCGATTCGGGTGAGGGTTTCAACTATGGCTTCAAGACCAAGACGGCGTCCTCAGGCGGCACACAGAATAAGTTTAATGGCGAGGTGGCGGTGATCACTACTACCGTGGATGTTGTCGAGCAGCCGAGCATTGCAGACGACGCCTTTCTGATGGTGTCACAGCTGCACTGGGAGGACGATGTCGTGTGGGATGGCAATGACATCAAGGCCAAGGTGCTGCAGAAGCTCAATTCCAAGACGAATGCTGCCGGCTGGTTGCCCTCAAGCGGCTCTCGCACTGCGGGCGCCTTCAGTAGTCCCAAGACTGCGTTGCCCGTGGGTTCGAATAGCGGCGGAGGTGGcggcagcagtggcaacaaaaatTCGGGAGGTGGTTCTACCAAGAAGGCTCTGCAGAG TGCGGCACAAAACAAACAGGTGGAAGCTCCAGATGACACCTGGTACAGTTTGTTTCCTGTGGAGAACGAGGAACTCATCTATCACAAATGGGAGGATGAGGTGATTTGGGATGCACAGCAGATGAGCAAGGTGCCCAAGCCGAAGGTGTTGACATTGGATCCCAACGATGAGAACATTATACTCGGCATACCCGATGACATTGATCCCAGCAAGATCAACAAGAATGTGGGACCGCCGCCGAAGATTAAGATACCGCATCCTCATGTGAAGAAATCGAAGATTCTGCTGGGCAAAGCGGGTGTCATCAATGTGCTGGCCGAGGAtacgccgccgccgccacccaAGAGTCCTGATCGTGATCCTTTTAACATATCCAATGACTC CTATTACACACCTAAAACGGAGCCCACGTTGCGCCTTAAAGTGGGCGGCGGCAATCTCATACAGCATTCGACACCGGTGGTGGAGCTGCGGGCTCCATTTGTGCCCACTCACATGGGTCCAATGAAGCTGCGTTCATTCCATCGTCCGCCGCTTAAGAAGTTCTCGCACGGCCCGCTAACGTTGGTCCAACAACATCCAGTTTATCCGTTGCTCAAGCACATTGTCAAGAAGGCCAAACAGCGAGAAGTGGAACGCATTGCATCTGGTGGCGGAGATGTCTTCTTTATGCGTAATCCTGAAGATCTGAGTGGTAAGGATGGTGACATTGTGCTCGCCGAGTTCTGTGAGGAGCATCCACCGCTGATGAATCAGGTGGGCATGTGCTCCAAGATCAAGAACTACTACAAACGCAAGGCGGAGAAGGATAGCGGACCACAGGATTATGTGTACGGTGAGGTGGCCTTTGCACACACCAGTCCGTTTCTGGGTATTCTGCATCCTGGTCAGTGTATTCAGGCGCTGGAGAATAACATGTATCGTGCACCGATTTATCCGCACAAGATGTTGCCCAACGACTTTCTCATCATACGCACAAGGAACAGTTATTTTATACGCGTAGTGAGCGCCATCTTCACCGTGGGTCAGGAGTGTCCACTGTACGAGGTGCCGGGTCCCAATTCGAAGCGTGCCAATAACTTTACGCGTGACTTTCTCCAG GTGTTTATCTATCGTTTGTTTTGGAAGAGTCGCGATAATCCGCGACGTATTCGCATGGACGATGTGAAGCGCGCGTTTCCAGCTCACTCGGAGAGCAGCATCCGCAAACGCTTGAAACAGTGTGCGGACTTTAAGCGTACAGGAATGGACTCCAATTGGTGGGTGATCAAACCAGAGTTTCGTCTGCCCTCCGAGGAGGAAATTCGCGCCATGGTCTCGCCAGAGCAATGCTGTGCGTACTTCAGCATGATAGCAGCCGAACAGCGACTCAAGGATGCTGGCTATGGTGAGAAATCGTTGTTTGCACCGCAagaggacgacgacgaggaggCGCAACTGCTCGACGATGAGGTCAAGGTGGCGCCCTGGAACACTACACGTGCCTACATCCAGGCCATGCGTGGCAAGTGCTTGCTGCAGCTGAGCGGTCCCGCTGATCCCACGGGCTGTGGCGAAGGCTTCTCCTATGTGCGCGTGCCCAACAAACCCACACAAACGAAAGAGGAGCAGGAATCGCAACCGAAGCGTTCGGTGACGGGCACTGATGCCGATCTGCGTCGTCTGCCGCTGCAGCGTGCAAAGGAGCTGCTGCGCAAGTTCAAGGTGCCCGAGGAGGAGATCAAGAAACTGACGCGCTGGGAAGTCATCGATGTGGTCCGTACGTTATCCACGGAGAAGGCCAAGGCCGGTGAGGAGGGCATGGATAAGTTCTCGCGTGGCAATCGCTTCTCCATTGCGGAGCATCAGGAGCGCTACAAGGAGGAGTGTCAGCGCATCTTTGATCTACAGAATCGTGTGCTTGCCAGTTCCGAAGTGCTGTCCACCGATGAGGATGAGTCGTCGGCCTCCGAAGAGTCCGACTTGGAGGAGTTGGGCAAGAATCTGGAGAACATGCTGGCCAACAAGAAGACCTCAACACAGCTGTCACTGGAACGCGAAGAGCAGGAGCGTCAGGAACTGTTGCGTCAGCTGGACGATGAGCAAGGCGATGGCGGTAACAAGGCGGCCAAGGCCAAGGAGGAGGCGACCCAACAGACGATGGCGCAGAGTAATCAGGGACGCATTTTGCGCATTACGCGTACTTTCAAGGGCAACGATGGCAAGGAGTATACGCGTGTGGAGACGGTGCGTCGCCAGGCGGTGATTGATGCTTACATCAAGATACGCACCACCAAGGATGAGCAGTTCATCAAGCAATTTGCCACACTGGACGAACAGCAGAAGGAGGAGATGAAGCGCGAGAAGCGTCGCATCCAGGAACAGCTGCGTCGCATCAAGCGGAACCAGGAGCGTGAGCGACTCGCGCAGCTGGCGCAGAACCAGAAGCTACAGCCAGGTGGCATGCCGACGTCGTTGGGTGATCCCAAGAGCTCGGGCGGACATGCGCACAAGGAGCGCGACAACAGTCACAAGGAGGTGAGTCCGTCGCGCAAGAAGTTCAAGCTGAAGCCGGATCTGAAGCTCAAGTGCGGCGCCTGCGGTCAGGTGGGACACATGCGCACCAACAAAGCGTGTCCACTGTACACGGGCATGCAGAGCAGTCTGTCGCAATCGAATCCCTCGCTGGCCGACGACATGGACGAGCAGAGCGAACGGGAGATGAACATGGACGACGACGATCTGGTCAATGTAGATGGCACCAAGGTCACACTGAGCAGCAAAGTGCTCAAGCGTCATGGACAGAGTGGCGAGGAGTCGAAGCGACGTGGCGGCCTCACGCTCAAGATGCCACGCGATGGCTCCGGCAAGAAGAAGCGACGCATGGCCAACGAGGTGCACTGCGATTACTTGCAGCGTCACAATAAGACTGCCAATCGCCGACGCACCGATCCCGTTGTGGTGCTTTCGTCCATACTGGAGAACATCCTCAACGAGTTGCGCTCCATGCAGGATGTGACACCGTTCCTGTTCCCAGTGAATGCTAAACGGGTGCCGGACTATCATCTGGTCGTTACCAAGCCCATGGATCTGCAGACGATGCGCGAACAAATTCGTCAGCGTCGCTACACGAGTCGCGAACAGTTTCTTGAGGATCTCAAGCAGATCGTGGACAATTCGGTGCTCTATAATGGGGATACGAGCGCATACACATCCGCTGCCCAGCGCATGTTCGACAAATGCTTCGAGTTGCTGGCGGAGCGCGAGGATAAACTGATGCGCCTGGAGAAGGCAATCAATCCGCTGCTGGACGACGATGATCAGGTGGCGTTGTCATTCATCTTTGAGAAACTGCACTCACAAATCCGTTCGATGTCCGAGGCTTGGCCTTTCCTTAAGCCGGTCAACAAGAAGGCCATCAAAGACTATTATACGCTGATTAAAAAGCCGATGGATCTGGAAACTATTGGCAAGAACATTGAAA ATCATATCTATCACAGTCGTGCCGATTTTCTGCGCGACATTGAACTCATTGCGGCCAACTGCGAGCAATACAATGGCAGCGAGGCACCGTACACGGCGTTCGCCAAGAAGATCTTGGAGTATGCACAAACACAGCTCGAAGAG TTTGCAAATCACTGCGGCCAGCTGGAGCAGAATATATTGAAAACGCAGGAGAAGGCCAGAGCCGAAGCACCCGAATTTGATGAGGCCTGGGGTAACGATGATTACGACATGAGAAGTCGCGCCAGTTCGCCCGGCGATGATTACATCGATGTGGAGGGTCATGTTGGACTTGTGCCACCCAATTCCATACATCGCACAATGGGCGCAGACACCAGTCAATCGCATGCGGCAGCAGCGTTGCGCAAACCGCCGCCACCAGCTGCCGGCGAGGTGAAACGCGGTAGGGGCAGACCACGCAAACAACGTGATCCGGTGGAAGAGG TCAAAAACTCGAATCCGGTTAAACGTGGTCGGGGCCGTCCCCGAAAGGACAGTCTTGGCTCTAACATGAGTCAGACGCAAGCTTACTTTCTGGACGAAG ATCTGCAATGCTCCACAgacgatgatgaggatgacgaGGAAGATTTTCAGGAGGTATCCGAGGATGAGAATAATGCTGCCAATATATTGGATCAAGGGGAACGACTCAATGCAACCAGCGGCGATACCATGGATTACATTGATCCCAAGAACATTAAGATGGAGGTTGATCTAGAGGCACAACAGATGGCAG ACGAGTCCCTTGATGTGGATCCAAATTACGACCCATCGGACTTTCTGGCCATGCACAAGCCACGTCAGAACTACAATGAAAACTACAATGCACAGAGCGCCTTCTCCGATTTTATGGCTCAGTCTCAGGACGATAATGGACAGTATAATCCGCCCGAGGCTAGCACGagtgcagcagccgcagctggCATGATGCAGTCGCAGGATGATGAGATGCCCTCGACGAGCAATAATAATGGCATGGGCATTGACGAAGATCTGGATATATCCGAGAGCGATGAGGAGGATAACAACGGTGGCGTTCGCATCAAGAAGGAGATCTTCGATGATAGTGAACTGgctgcccagcagcagcagcatcactCAGCTCAGCAATCGCAAATCTATCTGTTGGATGCATCCAATGAACCTGTTCAGCCTGTTGattatcaacaacaaacatctGACTATCAGCCAGCTCAGGAGCTTCAGCAGCTGCACGCTCAACCGCcaatgttgcagcaacaacatgatgagcaacagcagcagcagcaacaacaacaacagcagcaacaaggagAAAACGAATTCGATTGGATGACATTTTAG